In Nematostella vectensis chromosome 2, jaNemVect1.1, whole genome shotgun sequence, one genomic interval encodes:
- the LOC5509052 gene encoding 2-hydroxyacyl-CoA lyase 1, which produces MAAEPNETLSGATLLARALRAQGCEYMFGVVGIPVIEIAIAAQAEGIKYVGMRNEQSACYAASAIGYLTRRPGVCLVVSGPGLLHALGGLANATENCWPVLVIGGSSDLDQEGQGAFQEIPQVEAAKPYCKYSARPSSIHSIGFFVEKAVRTSIYGRPGACYLDIPGNMVNEEVQACKAKVFSQCPAPPKCLADYSSVKQAVELLSKAEKPLVIIGKGAAYSHAERPLLEMIDRCKLPFLPTPMGKGVISDDHPLCVAPARSLALSNADVILLCGARLNWMLHFGKAPRFRKDVKFIQVDIHAEEMGNNVSSGIFLYGDLPGVIEQITERITKRGNIMQAEKLSEWTVQLNKKSERNLMMNKELSSVVTVPMSYYQAYGQIKKFLPQDCFIVNEGANTMDIGRTMMPNHFPRRRLDAGTFGTMGVGTGFAIAAAMLAEGQAEQRGLPAERVVCIQGDSAFGFSGMELETSCRYNLPIVFIVINNNGIGTGMDQDSWDAIKKPALEALPMALSPNASYEKMMEAFGGKGYCAQTSAELHKALEQAFYNTATTCKPALINVIIDTSADRKPQDFHWLTRSKM; this is translated from the exons ATGGCGGCCGAACCTAACGAAACCCTATCCGGAGCTACTCTCCTCGCAAGAGCGCTAAGGGCTCAAGGATGCGAGTACATGTTTGGAGTTGTGGGTATACCCGTCATAGAAATAGCAATTGCAGCCCAAGCAGAAGGCATTAAGTATGTTGGCATGAGAAACGAGCAATCT GCTTGCTATGCTGCCTCTGCAATTGGGTATTTGACAAGAAG GCCAGGGGTGTGTCTTGTGGTATCTGGGCCAGGGTTACTACATGCCTTGGGAGGACTAGCAAATGCCACTGAAAATTGCTG GCCTGTCCTGGTAATAGGTGGCTCATCAGACTTAGACCAGGAGGGTCAGGGAGCATTCCAGGAGATACCACAG GTTGAGGCTGCCAAACCTTACTGTAAATATTCAGCAAGACCAAGCAGTATACACAGCATTGGTTTCTTTgttgaaaag GCTGTTCGGACCAGTATATATGGACGCCCAGGTGCTTGCTACCTGGACATTCCTGGAAATATGGTCAACGAAGAGGTTCAAGCATGTAAAGCAAA GGTGTTTTCTCAGTGCCCAGCCCCCCCGAAATGCCTAGCTGACTATAGTTCAGTGAAGCAAGCTGTGGAACTCCTCAGTAAAGCTGAAAAGCCACTTGTCATTATAGGGAAAG GAGCTGCTTATTCCCATGCTGAGAGACCACTTTTAGAGATGATAGACAGATGCAAGCTACCATTTCTTCCCACTCCCATGGGCAAGGGAGTTATCTCGGATGACCATCCCTTATGTGTTGCCCCAGCCCGGTCTCT tgCCTTGTCAAATGCTGATGTTATTTTACTATGCGGAGCAAGACTCAATTGGATGTTACACTTTGGTAAAGCTCCAAGATTTAGAAAGGATGTCAAATTCATTCAG GTTGATATCCATGCAGAGGAGATGGGTAACAATGTCTCATCTGGTATTTTCCTGTATGGTGATCTCCCTGGAGTTATTGAACAG ataactGAAAGAATTACAAAAAGAGGCAACATTATGCAAGCAGAGAAACTGTCTGAATGGACTGTTCAACTTAACAAAAAGTCAGAGAGGAATCTTATGATGAACAAA GAGCTCTCATCAGTGGTCACTGTTCCAATGAGCTACTACCAAGCATATGgacag ataaaaaaattccTTCCCCAAGACTGCTTTATTGTTAATGAGGGAGCGAACACGATGGATATTGGCCGAACAATGATGCCAAACCATTTCCCAAGAAGAAG GCTAGACGCTGGAACGTTTGGTACAATGGGTGTTGGCACAGGGTTTGCCATCGCAGCAGCCATGCTGGCAGAAGGTCAGGCTGAACAGCGGGGCTTACCTGCAGAAAGGGTTGTGTGCATACAAGGAGATAGTGCATTTGGGTTCTCAGGGATGGAACTTGAAACTTCATGCAG ATATAACCTTCCGATTGTGTTTATTGTCATCAATAATAATGGGATAGGCACTGGTATGGACCAAGACTCTTGGGATGCTATCAAGAAACCAGCATTAGA AGCCCTTCCCATGGCATTATCTCCAAATGCAAGCTACGAAAAAATGATGGAGGCATTCGGAGGCAAGGGATATTGTGCCCAGACATCAGCTGAGCTACACAAGGCCCTAGAACAAGCCTTTTACAATACCGCTACTACATGCAAGCCAGCCCTGATAAATGTGATTATTGATACTTCAGCTGATCGTAAACCACAG gattTTCACTGGCTGACGCGGTCTAAGATGTAA